The Methanobacterium formicicum genome has a window encoding:
- the uppS gene encoding polyprenyl diphosphate synthase: protein MSALAPLYRLYEWYISRNLRPENMPKHVAIIMDGNRRFSKIQGNINTIEGHKRGVSTLERVLDWCVDLGIEIVTAYAFSTENFNRSPEEVHGLMQLFKENFQGIASNPKIHNNQVRVKAVGKLELLPDDVREAIRIAEESTAHYNKRQVNIAIGYDGRAEIIDAIKKIVNEVEEGKLKQEDINEELVNKNLYTAGLEDPNLIIRTSGEERLSGFLLWQSSYSELYFCDSLWPELRKVDFLRAVRSYQQRDRRYGT, encoded by the coding sequence ATGTCAGCATTAGCACCACTTTACAGGTTGTATGAATGGTATATCTCCCGAAATCTCCGTCCGGAGAATATGCCAAAACATGTAGCAATTATCATGGATGGAAACCGCCGTTTTTCTAAAATCCAGGGTAATATTAATACTATTGAAGGACACAAGAGAGGAGTAAGTACCTTAGAACGGGTACTGGACTGGTGTGTTGATCTGGGTATTGAAATTGTAACGGCTTATGCCTTCTCCACCGAAAACTTCAACCGGTCTCCCGAAGAGGTGCATGGGTTAATGCAGCTCTTTAAAGAGAATTTCCAGGGAATAGCCAGCAACCCCAAGATACATAATAACCAGGTCCGGGTTAAAGCCGTGGGTAAATTGGAACTCTTACCGGATGATGTCCGGGAAGCCATCCGCATTGCCGAAGAATCCACAGCCCACTACAACAAAAGGCAGGTAAATATAGCCATTGGTTACGATGGACGTGCCGAAATCATTGATGCCATAAAAAAGATAGTTAACGAAGTTGAAGAGGGAAAATTAAAACAGGAAGATATTAATGAAGAACTGGTGAATAAAAACCTCTACACAGCTGGTCTGGAAGATCCCAACCTGATCATACGAACCAGTGGTGAAGAAAGACTCAGCGGATTTTTATTATGGCAATCTTCCTATTCTGAACTATATTTCTGCGATAGTTTATGGCCAGAACTCAGGAAAGTCGACTTTTTAAGGGCAGTAAGATCTTACCAACAGAGAGAC